A genomic segment from Acuticoccus sediminis encodes:
- a CDS encoding cysteine hydrolase family protein, with protein sequence MPKLTVATATTADRERPIEKGKTALLSIDMQNMEWTAERAERARRGEEGDAHFLTRLTDTVIPNQQRLQGAARAAGVEVIFTVIEALTQDGRDISLDHMISGLFIPKGAWEAGVIPEVGPAGDEIIIPKTASGIFNCTNIEYVLRNLGVEYLVIYGVCTDQCVETTVRDACDRGFLVTLLPDCCATHEEDRHHASIKMLDGHYARVRTTDEMLGEFTAP encoded by the coding sequence GTGCCCAAGCTGACCGTTGCCACCGCCACCACGGCCGACCGCGAGCGTCCCATCGAGAAGGGCAAGACGGCGCTGCTGTCCATCGACATGCAGAACATGGAATGGACCGCCGAGCGCGCCGAGCGGGCCCGCCGCGGCGAGGAGGGCGACGCGCACTTCCTGACCCGCCTGACCGACACCGTGATCCCGAACCAGCAGCGCCTTCAGGGCGCCGCGCGTGCGGCGGGGGTGGAGGTGATCTTCACCGTCATCGAGGCGCTGACCCAGGACGGTCGGGACATCAGCCTCGACCACATGATCTCCGGCCTCTTCATCCCCAAGGGTGCGTGGGAGGCGGGGGTGATCCCGGAGGTCGGGCCGGCGGGCGACGAGATCATCATCCCGAAAACCGCGTCGGGCATCTTCAACTGCACCAACATCGAGTACGTGCTGCGCAACCTCGGCGTCGAGTATCTCGTGATCTACGGCGTATGCACCGACCAGTGCGTGGAGACGACGGTGCGCGACGCGTGCGACCGCGGCTTCCTGGTGACGCTGCTGCCGGACTGCTGCGCCACCCACGAGGAAGACCGGCACCACGCCTCCATCAAGATGCTGGACGGCCATTACGCCCGCGTGAGGACCACGGACGAGATGCTCGGCGAGTTCACCGCGCCCTGA
- a CDS encoding SAM-dependent methyltransferase, whose product MSVDRVTSHYAPEGFEQRIDDAIRAAGLNPQHFSALDIAPMDEFHLGGLDATHRVAQWLAIGPGDRVLDVGAGLGGPARAVASQMECQVTGMDLTPQYVALGNKLSARCGLAARVTLIEGDVTKDLPDQAFDAAMMLHVGMNIADKTAVFRAVRRALVPGARFVVYDVMSSTGRPLEYPVPWSATEDTSFVESPEQYIEKLEVTDFTIETQGSLLELAMGVLAAARARAEAHGPPPLGLHVLFEDKYKARFANLIAALNAGDIAPIMIVARAA is encoded by the coding sequence TTGTCGGTCGACCGTGTGACCTCGCACTATGCCCCGGAAGGCTTCGAGCAGCGGATCGACGACGCCATCCGCGCCGCCGGTCTGAATCCTCAGCATTTCAGTGCATTAGACATTGCACCGATGGACGAATTCCATCTCGGCGGGCTCGACGCGACCCATAGGGTGGCCCAATGGCTCGCAATCGGGCCCGGCGACCGCGTCCTCGATGTCGGCGCGGGGCTGGGCGGACCGGCCCGCGCGGTGGCATCTCAAATGGAATGCCAAGTAACGGGGATGGACCTCACGCCTCAATACGTAGCGCTCGGCAATAAACTGTCCGCCCGCTGCGGCCTCGCCGCCCGCGTGACGCTGATCGAGGGCGACGTCACGAAAGACCTGCCGGATCAGGCGTTTGACGCAGCGATGATGCTCCACGTCGGCATGAACATCGCCGACAAGACGGCGGTCTTCCGGGCGGTGCGCCGGGCGCTGGTCCCCGGCGCCCGCTTCGTCGTCTACGACGTCATGTCGTCGACCGGGCGGCCGCTGGAGTACCCCGTCCCCTGGTCCGCCACCGAGGACACCAGTTTCGTGGAGTCGCCGGAGCAATATATCGAGAAACTTGAAGTTACCGACTTCACTATTGAAACCCAAGGTTCACTTCTGGAGCTCGCGATGGGCGTGCTCGCCGCCGCGCGGGCACGCGCGGAGGCCCACGGCCCGCCCCCGCTCGGCCTCCACGTCCTCTTCGAGGACAAGTACAAGGCGCGCTTCGCTAACCTCATCGCTGCGCTGAACGCCGGGGACATCGCCCCGATCATGATCGTCGCGCGCGCCGCCTGA
- a CDS encoding ABC transporter substrate-binding protein, with translation MRTSVSALAILVAAGLATPASAQEEYRIGVMSAQSGYLTPYDQPSYAGFKYCVDKMNEAGGLAGKYQVVLDVRDTRSDMAETVKVAQEMVDNGAQFIVASADADPTIAAGQITQPAGIPTMTFAGTAPVLTQVGDYIFGSYPADNQQGTVLADFAAEQGFKKVYIVKSPDSAYTMGGPEYFAEVFKGNGGEVVGESLYSLNQPDFSAIVTNIKATEPAPDLIVTWAWEPDFPAFIKALRGAGLDTQVMGGDVLDTPTIRGLGDVVDGTYHTSGGFPEEGSPYGDWVKEYTEATGSEPDNNYYVNGCDIAHMIEQAVEAAGSTDPEAVRDALANIENGEGVMSNFTFKGTDRMPLRPVVIARIHGDGTKEFVARAEADPEKLPAP, from the coding sequence ATGAGAACGTCCGTCTCGGCCCTTGCGATCCTTGTCGCAGCCGGCCTCGCCACCCCGGCATCGGCCCAGGAGGAGTACAGGATCGGCGTGATGAGCGCCCAGTCCGGCTACCTCACCCCCTACGACCAGCCGAGCTACGCCGGCTTCAAGTACTGCGTCGACAAGATGAACGAGGCGGGCGGCCTCGCCGGCAAGTACCAGGTCGTCCTCGACGTCCGCGACACCCGCTCCGACATGGCGGAGACCGTCAAGGTCGCGCAGGAGATGGTGGACAACGGCGCGCAGTTCATCGTCGCCTCCGCCGACGCCGACCCCACCATCGCCGCCGGCCAGATCACCCAGCCCGCCGGGATCCCGACGATGACGTTCGCGGGCACCGCGCCGGTGCTCACCCAGGTGGGCGACTACATCTTCGGCTCCTACCCCGCCGACAACCAGCAGGGCACCGTCCTCGCCGACTTCGCGGCGGAGCAGGGCTTCAAGAAGGTCTACATCGTGAAGTCCCCCGACAGCGCCTACACGATGGGCGGGCCGGAGTACTTCGCGGAGGTGTTCAAGGGCAACGGCGGCGAGGTGGTCGGCGAGTCGCTCTATTCGCTCAACCAGCCCGACTTCTCGGCCATCGTCACCAACATCAAGGCGACCGAGCCGGCGCCGGACCTCATCGTGACGTGGGCCTGGGAGCCGGACTTCCCGGCCTTCATCAAGGCGCTGCGCGGCGCCGGCCTCGACACCCAGGTGATGGGCGGCGACGTGCTCGACACCCCGACGATCCGCGGCCTGGGCGACGTGGTGGACGGCACCTACCACACCTCCGGCGGCTTCCCGGAGGAGGGCTCGCCCTACGGCGACTGGGTGAAGGAGTACACCGAGGCGACGGGCTCCGAGCCGGACAACAACTACTACGTCAACGGCTGCGACATCGCACACATGATCGAGCAGGCCGTCGAGGCGGCCGGCAGCACCGACCCCGAGGCGGTGCGCGACGCGCTTGCGAATATCGAGAACGGCGAAGGCGTCATGTCGAACTTCACGTTCAAGGGGACGGACCGGATGCCGCTGCGCCCTGTCGTGATCGCCAGGATCCATGGCGACGGCACGAAGGAATTCGTCGCGCGTGCCGAGGCGGATCCCGAAAAGCTCCCGGCGCCCTGA
- a CDS encoding branched-chain amino acid ABC transporter permease has protein sequence MDYVIQQAVNALSLGGIYAMLALGLAIVFSIVRLINFAHGEIMTVGGYGVFAATVFGLPIPLAVATGIFAAVFAAVAMERVAFRAMRGASVVSLLITSFAISEILKVLFQNGISARPKPIALPASLSGTYQIGEITVGVIPTISVGTTLLALLGLSHFLRRTETGMAMRAAAEDFEMLRLLGVRADRVVAAAFALSGLLAGIAAVVWTAQRGSVDPLMGFYPVLKAFIATVLGGLGSLSGAILGGFFVGAVEVFSQAFLPDSLSPYRDAIVLTTVIAVLLVRPDGLVPAAKVDRS, from the coding sequence ATGGACTACGTCATCCAGCAGGCCGTCAACGCGCTCTCCCTCGGCGGCATCTACGCGATGCTGGCGCTGGGGCTCGCCATCGTCTTCTCCATCGTGCGCCTCATCAACTTCGCCCACGGCGAGATCATGACGGTGGGCGGCTACGGGGTGTTCGCCGCAACGGTCTTCGGCCTGCCGATTCCGCTCGCCGTCGCGACGGGGATCTTCGCGGCGGTCTTCGCGGCCGTCGCCATGGAGCGCGTCGCCTTCCGGGCGATGCGCGGGGCGAGCGTGGTCTCGCTGCTGATCACCAGCTTCGCCATCTCCGAGATCCTCAAGGTCCTGTTCCAGAACGGGATCTCGGCGCGGCCCAAGCCCATCGCCCTGCCGGCGTCGCTCTCCGGCACGTACCAGATCGGCGAGATCACGGTGGGGGTCATCCCGACGATCTCCGTTGGGACCACGCTCCTCGCCCTCCTCGGCCTGTCGCACTTCCTGCGGCGCACTGAGACGGGGATGGCGATGCGGGCCGCCGCGGAAGACTTCGAAATGCTGCGGCTCCTCGGCGTTCGCGCCGACCGCGTCGTCGCCGCCGCCTTCGCGCTCTCCGGCCTCCTCGCCGGCATCGCCGCGGTGGTGTGGACGGCGCAGCGCGGCTCTGTGGATCCGCTGATGGGCTTCTACCCCGTGCTGAAGGCGTTCATCGCCACGGTGCTCGGCGGGCTCGGGAGCCTGTCGGGCGCGATCCTCGGCGGCTTCTTCGTCGGCGCGGTGGAGGTTTTCAGTCAGGCCTTTTTGCCCGATAGCCTGTCGCCCTATCGCGACGCCATCGTGCTCACCACCGTCATCGCGGTCCTCCTCGTGCGGCCGGACGGGCTCGTCCCCGCCGCCAAGGTCGATCGGTCCTAG
- a CDS encoding ABC transporter ATP-binding protein — protein sequence MLTVRGLDVHYGSVHALKGVDLEVARGTVTALLGANGAGKTSTLMAVAGARRASGGAIEFEGRALIGMRPEAIIRSGIGVVPEGRRVFASLTVEENLRVAGSLHTDRAEAERLRGAMMERFPILAERRTQRAGLLSGGEQQMLAIARALMSAPRLLLLDEPSLGLAPQMVDRVFDLIAELKAEGLAMLLVEQNVPLSLEIADRVVVLANGRVSVAGTAEELAGSDLIRGAYLAA from the coding sequence ATGCTCACCGTTCGCGGCCTCGACGTTCACTACGGCTCGGTCCATGCCCTGAAGGGCGTGGACCTCGAGGTCGCGCGCGGCACCGTCACGGCACTTCTCGGCGCCAACGGGGCGGGCAAGACGTCGACGCTCATGGCCGTCGCCGGCGCCCGCCGCGCATCCGGCGGCGCGATCGAGTTCGAGGGGCGGGCGCTCATCGGCATGCGGCCCGAGGCGATCATCCGCTCCGGGATCGGCGTGGTGCCGGAGGGGCGACGGGTCTTCGCCTCGCTCACGGTCGAGGAGAACCTCAGGGTCGCCGGCAGCCTCCACACCGACAGGGCCGAGGCCGAGCGGCTGCGCGGCGCGATGATGGAGCGTTTCCCGATCCTCGCCGAGCGCCGCACCCAGCGGGCGGGTCTCCTGTCGGGCGGCGAGCAGCAGATGCTGGCGATCGCCCGCGCGCTGATGTCCGCCCCGCGCCTCCTCCTGCTCGACGAGCCCTCGCTGGGCCTCGCGCCGCAGATGGTGGACCGCGTCTTCGACCTCATCGCCGAGCTGAAGGCGGAGGGTCTGGCGATGCTCCTGGTGGAGCAGAACGTGCCGCTGTCCCTCGAGATCGCCGACCGCGTCGTGGTCCTCGCCAACGGCCGCGTCTCGGTCGCGGGCACGGCGGAGGAGCTCGCCGGCAGCGACCTCATCCGCGGCGCCTACCTGGCGGCCTGA